GCCAGCAGGCCAGCGACCGAGCGGCAGCCGAGTCCGAGCGCAACCGTGTCGCCGACCTCGTGGCCCAGCAGGCCTCCTTGGTCGCCCAGGTCGAGGCTCGTGCCGCCGACAAGCAGGCCGTGCTCGCCGGCCTCGAAGCCGATCGCGACTCCGCCGAGTCGCTGATCGCCAACCTGCAGGCCGAGTCCGACCAGATCGAGGCCGAGCTGCGCGCCGCGGCCGAAGCCGCCGCCGCACGAGCCGCCGCCGAGGCGGCCGCCGCGCAGGCATCCTCCGGGTCATCGGGTTCGTCGGGCTCCCCGAGCTCGCCGGCGCCCGCCGTCAGCGGGTCGGGCAGGTTCATCTACCCCGTCAACGGGCGGATCTCGTCCAACTACGGCTACCGGGTGCATCCCATCTCGGGCGCCCGACGCCTGCACGCCGGCATGGACATCGCGGCCGGCACCGGCACCCCGATCGGGGCAGCCGGCAACGGCACCGTGATCTACGCCGGCTGGCGTGGCGGCTACGGCAACTGCATCATGATCGATCACGGTGGCGGCATCGTGACCCTCTACGCGCACCAGAGCAGCCTCGCGACCAGCGTCGGGCAGTCGGTCTCGACCGGGCAGACCATCGGCTACGTGGGCTCCACGGGGTACTCCACCGGCCCGCACCTCCACTGGGAGGTCCGCGTCAACGGCTCCCCCGTCGACCCCCGCGGGTACGTCTAGGCGTCAGCCCGTCCTCGCTGCCGGTAAAGAGTGCATCAACGATGCCGGCAGTCTCCCCGTGAGGGATGTGGGGCTGGCAGGCTGGGAGATCCACGACATGGCCGACACCCCCACCACCACAGCCGATGCTCCGGAGACCCCCAACGAGTGGTCCACGGAGTTCCTGCGCCAGCCCGGACGCTTCACCACGGTCCTCGCGATCGGCGTGGCAGCCCTGCTGATC
The nucleotide sequence above comes from Euzebya pacifica. Encoded proteins:
- a CDS encoding murein hydrolase activator EnvC family protein — translated: MTHLPPSRAGRASVRWRLLVSLMAVLAMLVPTVVPGTATAQNQDDRLDEIEEEIDQAENQIGEIDAQVDISLEELDRILADLQDLQEELNARTAELQLAESELADRERVLVATTTELDQTAERLDATRTTLDTQQATYEARVRQSYITARPDQTLRVFSSSDVAQFTQASRYVEAIVERDRADFEQIDVLRRQIEADEAELERLRSQQASDRAAAESERNRVADLVAQQASLVAQVEARAADKQAVLAGLEADRDSAESLIANLQAESDQIEAELRAAAEAAAARAAAEAAAAQASSGSSGSSGSPSSPAPAVSGSGRFIYPVNGRISSNYGYRVHPISGARRLHAGMDIAAGTGTPIGAAGNGTVIYAGWRGGYGNCIMIDHGGGIVTLYAHQSSLATSVGQSVSTGQTIGYVGSTGYSTGPHLHWEVRVNGSPVDPRGYV